The genomic segment aaaaaaattgataattttAGAATACAATGCTTaaaaaaacttttttaaaaaaaaatattgaatttcgtactttttaaaatataaaaacatttCGATTGAGCTTTTTATTCCCctaaattaatatatgtaaaatacaaatttatattttttaactttcaaaattaattaaacaagtgACAATTGTTTAGCACAATGTATTACAGATACCACTGCTATCTCCATTTCTTATTTCTCAACTTTTTCCATTCATTCATATTTCGATTTCAATTTTCCCAATTAATtctaaatttaatataatttattaaaatattttatattaaaaacaaattcTTAAAACTTATTgacattttttcaaatttatatgACATTGTGTGAACTCCATCAGATGATCATCTCATATAAAAATGTACAACATCAAGTGCTATATTTTCAGTCACAACAGAAGATCCAAATCAACGTTCAAGAAGCGGACAGTTATGGGGGGCATGGCATGCATGGGAGATTAACTGTTGGCAGAAAGCATCAGAAGAAAAACCTACCAATTAAATTGTGCTGCCCAATAAATATTTTCCATTATATGGTAGCCCAAATCATCGAACTCGAATCAAGCTCGAGCATACTCAAATTTATTTGCGAACTTCGAAGCTTCCATAAATTTAATACATTTATATATACATTGGAAATTAAACAAGTTAATGAGCTCGAATATAAATTATCTTGGTTTTTGAACTTCAAGCCACCAACTGTGAGAGTTTCGTGTCAACATCGGCTTAgtttaaaaatgaaaatgaacTGAACAGTATTCAGTTTCCAGACttgcaaaacataaaatcactttcaataaaataaaatatctacaCAATGAAGACAGTAAAATGATAGAATCTGCATTACTTCTAGCCGTTGAAGAGAGAGCTCAGAAGAACGAAGAGGAATGAAACCTTTCTACCAAGAACATTCAACCATCTTTTCAATCAATGCCTTAATTCGTCACCGATGACCTCAGTGTTGCAAACCGGACATGTCTGGAATGAAGAAGCAGAACCAGCTTTGAGAAACCGTTTAAGCAATAAGTTCGAGAGAAGAGACCAAATCCAACAGAATGGGAGAGACTCAAATTTACAAACCAGCGAAACCAACTTGGAATTATCAGAAAAGCATTTGGAATGAAAGAGCAGAGTTGTATTTTCTATAAGCACTCAGTGCGAAATTTACCTTGTTGATGCTAAGCCATTTGGAGCCACAATCAGCATGGTAGGCATGTTTGCATGGCAAATTTATTTGGCGGTCTCCTCGTTTATATCGCATTTGGCAGATAACACATCTGTTTTTGAAAAAAGAATACATACCGTTACAGTTTAGAAACAGAAAATTCGTCGTTTGTGTGGCATTTTGCAAATAATACATCTGTTTCTGAAACAGAATAGACTATTACAGCTTACAAACAGAAAATTCTACGAAAATAACGATTTAGAATCTCGCAGTTTCATTTATTGATAACTGAATCAACTAAAAATAATTGCCACAGTCCGGACTATTATGTTATTGATCAAGTCTACCAAGAGGCAGAGGAAATCAAGAATTCAGTTtgtctttttcataaaataccATTTTCTCTTATTCTACCACATTCCACATATTGATCAAGTCTACCATGTCCATACTTGCTTTGttcaatttttgttttaattcaattttgctTGATTCATGCtagtaaaaattcataattaaaaattcataatatcaatagcatcaCAGCAAGAAGAATCTTTTTTATGTGCTGATGTAAAGCCTTTGGATAAAATAACTTCCTCACATGCCAGAAGTTATCAATTAAGAAACAGGGATATCATTTAGTCAACAAGAGAATTTTATTCAACACAGCAAGGACGACATGATTAAAATAAGAAACTATGACTATGACAAAAGAAACACATGCACAGATAATCACCTGTCACCAGATTTTCTTCTTGAAAAAATTCCCCCAGATTTGTGTTTTGATGTTGGAAGGAGATCGATAACATCTTGTGAGAGTCCTCGACTTTGAGTTCCAACTGCCTCTCCTAAGTCAAGCAATTCCTACATGGATAAAACATGAATCAGTGGATATAATCCACGTAAATGATTTGCTCTCTCAGGCTAACTTAAGAAAAGTGGCCTCGGAATGTAAATTATGTGTTTTCCAGCAATAACTTGTAAGGCTGTGGTTTAAAGTCTCTTCAGAGCATGATGCATAGTGCATTCAGAAGacgtggaaatgtcaaaataataATAGTGATAACATAGcatctatttttctttaatttcatAGGCCAACTGTAATCCTCCCATTCAACTTCATAGCATCATATCTAAGCTGAGATCGTTTGCTTTACAGTCATATAGTGTGTTTACAGCCTTAAATAGCCAggttaaaaaggaaaaagtcATCGTACGGGAGCAGCCCTCACATTAGAGTTAAATATTCTTTCAATAAATATAAAGATGGAGAGTAAGGGTTAATAAAGAAAAGCTGTAGAGGAATGGATACAAGGCAAGGAGGATTCCTCTACCTCATAAGTCATGTTATCAGGGTCAATATTATCTTGCCATGTGACCTGAAATAATACAAACAAAATATGAACTTTAAAAAATAACGCAGAAAGCGACAGGGCTATCTATAGTTATTTAAGGCGCAAGCCGCAGTAACGCACACAAGTATCCTGTAGCCTGAGGCGCAAGATGAGACATGCGTCTTATCAAAGTAAGGTGTGTTAAGCATAAATTGTTAGAATTCACATATTTAAGGTGAATTTAACTAAATTTTATATACATAGCAATAGATTTCACAGAATattaaacaataattaaaattttaaaaaaattcatcagCAAATACacaatgtaattttttttaaaaaaaatcaattaccTAATCGTTAGCCCTATTTGTCTTCTTAAAGAAAACTAGATGAAAATTTGGATAGATCTTGGAATTAAattgcattaaaaaaaaaacataaagaaAAAGAGTGATGGCTAATATACTCAAGTAcctataaaataaagaaaaataaaaaaaacaaaagaaagataGTACTGGAACAATTAAAGAAGTAATATAGAAGCACTGTAATTGAAATTACAAAGAGAGGAAAAATATTAAGGCTGTGCGGATTAAAATTAGGAGAAAGACAGTGCTCTGCCTTTAGAGATTGGTGGAATAAAGTTGGCCAATACATACATGCAAGGTTTTCAAATAGTTAAAAGGTTACGGGCTTAATCTTATTGGTCTTGAGTTATGTTAAAGTGGAAAAAAATTGCTCACAAACAATTTTCACAGAAGCGTGCTTTTTCTCGCCTCAGAGGCGTGCGCCTGGGCTCGTCTCTTGCAAGGTCAGCGCCTGGGTGGTTACCCAAGGGCGTAAGTTGCACCTTGCGCCTAGGCGGCACGCTTTTTACAACTACGTGGATATCATGTATAACAAAATGTGGAAAACCAATCAACAGTTTTAGGCATTAAGCCATCAGTATCTATCATTATCCAAGGTCGGTATGCAGAAAAATTGTTTCCAAACCTTTCTGAACATACTTCAGTTAATAATGAAAGTCATGAATGCACATGCAAGAAGATGGAACTTGTTTTTGACTCTACTTAAATCTTTTTAGGGGAAGAGTATAGTGATGACGGTCCCTTGACGATCTTCAAATTCATCTGATTGACCAGAAACCATTAAAAAATTTCATCAGTTCATCCCATGCATCTCCGGTAGTAAGAAAGAATTATGGCTTCACAGTGAATTAAAATCGAATCAAAACCGATAACTTAAAAGAAAATGCATAGATCTACACATATATTCTAATTGAATGACAAAGTAAAAAATAACACATATGAGAAGATTTAATCATTATAACTAAATCAAAacgtcgattttttttttcaaaaatctctATTGCCTAGCAGTTTATGATAAAAACTATAATAGaagatataaaatttatacagaTGATTACAATAAAACAAAGACAAGATATAATACATTAGAAAGGTATAAGAAAATGCATACATGTGATGAATTATATTTCACAGAATTGAAGTGTAACATATTTATTAGCTCATAAGTTATATCACTTTGGATTACAGTTGTGTGAAAATTTGACCTTGtgttagataattatttttcttgTACATTAGAAATGATACTCATGTTAAATTAACATCGACCTTGATTCGAGTATATTTTCAGAATATGAAATTCACTTTTGTAAATTAATAtcaaattttacattttttcaATCAAACAGGATTCCATCGATATTCTGCACCCCTGGCCTCCAAGGTCCTAGACACCCCATGTTTGTGTTGCTTTTAGTTTCTAATATAATTCCAAGTGTCCATGCTTTCGAAACTCCCAAAATCTTAATCTTTATGAAATCCAAAACTTAAACTCAAGGTTATCTAATTTCCCTACCAAGAGAGCAGAAACTATGTTTTTCTCAGCATTTCTATAAATCACAAATCCACAGAACAAATAAGACATTCAACTTATGTAATGGGTTCCAGATTGCTCAAGCGTAGAGCTCACGCCGTTTAGTATTTGTCATTCATTTGAATACAAACATGTTCAACCAGGATAAATTAAAATGCTAACCTGAGTATCGGGATCATCTTGATTATTTGTCGCACCTGATATTTTGGAAACAATGAAAGAGTGCgttaaaaaagaaagaaaaacaactTGCTCAGAACTCGAAAACGGGCAAGATAAATCAAGTCTTTTCAAACTAACTTGATCAATCAAATTAACCGTTCACATCATCTGGAAATGAAACAGAAAATGAAAACGAAACTTACTTTCCTCCGCAATAGGATGCACTATGGAAACCATATCTTGTTGTGATGGTATACCTACTGCAATAGATTCTTCTGCATTCATCATTAAAGGGTATTCCCAAGCCCTCCGGCTAAAATCCACTCCTGGATTTTCTCCGTAGCCACCATAATAAGACGTACTTTCTGAACCAAATTCATACGAAGAATTCATATGCATTGACCAATATGCAGATTCCTGAACAAAAGGCGGACAGTAAATTTCTTCATCATCTAAATTGATATTCAAATCAGTATAGAGAACATCTGATTTCGAAGCAACTGAATACCCCGAGAATGAACCATCAAAAATACAATGTGGAGTGATTTAAAAGGCCTCGTGTGATGCCCAATCATTTACAAAGTATCAGCATTGGTACACAGTAACTTTATTGTCTAAATTGTGGTCTAGATTCTATAGAATAGAAGAAAATTCTTAATTAATACCAACATAATTGATTATCTACGACATTGCCTCCCCACAAACCCACAAGTCCCCTCTTCCTTTTGCACACAGCACTTGTCATTCCTGGGAAAAAGATAATCGTTGTGCAAGTACAAACATAACAGAAGAGTAGGCATGTTTTCATCCATAGAGCGAGAAGTGCTcgatttcaaattcaaataaggAAATCACCTGATCATTCATCGGTCCCATGTGTACATAATGTGCCGCCGATGAAGCGGCCCCAAAGAAATCCATAAAACCCTCAGAGACAGGGTAAGGACAGCCGCCATCCGTGTAATCCCGATTTTCACTCATTTACGTAATCAATAGTTATCAGGCCAAAAAAGATTTTCACTGAAACTCCGAAATCCCACAGCTTTCACTGCAACATTCCCCAAAGTTCCGCACCCCAGACAATCACTGAATGAAATACACTATCCACGAAAACCACAACCCAAAAGGCCACCACAAAGACAAAATCTTCAAGAAAGAACCACAATCAGAAGAAACACATTATGCTCCCCATGCAGTAGTAACCACACTCTCTCACACCCCAGAAAACCAGTCGAAGAAACAGCATTGAAGATTTTCAACTCACAGGAACAGGTTACGCGCGACGATGTACCGACCCATTGAAATTTTCCAGCACCAGAAGATGATTCATTCAGTCACACGCAGCGGATGTGCGAGTGCTTGTTTCTGCAGCTTTGGCGGACTTGAGACACACGCCTCCCCCTTCTCTTCTCATCTCATTCCCACCATTTTCGTGTATTTACGGTCCTCTCTGACTGTCTCTCTGTCTCTGTCTGTACTCGCAAACAAAACTGCTATGAAACTCACTTTTAATTCTATTCTTCTTCCATTTTACTTTCTTATTCTTGTACTAAGTCATTAATACATTAACACAACCTAACCTCGTATTTAAATATGAGGTATCGATGATTTATAACTCATataaaattaagattttaaatttcatattttcgTAGAAGCgaataaaatatcggttaagattggaacttggacaTAATTCAACCTCAAAAGCTTGTCCAAGACCTATATATACAACTTCCAGGTATGCTCAAAGAGATTGTAGAATGAACATTTGAAGCGTGAAAGTTTACAAATAACCCAATTATGGGCAAAACGGGTGACCCAACTATGGacaatccaacatatatatatataacggtAGAACCTGAGCTCATACCATGTTAAAATTGGAACTTGGATCTAACTCAATGGACACCATATATATAACTCTCATGTATTTTATCCAATCAACGTGGGACAACTAACCACGTCAACATAACATAAGTAGAAAACATGTTTCACTGGATGATTTATAATTTGTGAACACAGTTTCGCGTTCTGTCTTAACCATAATAATCATgttctcaaatttttttaaacaaagtCACACCAAAGAGACAACATATGGTTACTTTTGGTGGCGAATGCTTTATTTATTTGTAATAGTGAATAGTGATAATGCATACTTACTGTATTTGTCGTGTATATAATATGGGACATTATACCATGACTTTGatatattattatttctttATAATAAATGAGGTCATGGTATTTCTCCAGACATTGATAATattttctttattattattattgtttttattaaaactttaGTAACGATTATAACAaactaaatttttatatatagttTTATTAATTGACCTAAAATTTAAAACCAAGAGAGCACAATTTAACTTAATTTAATAGTGTGTCTTTTATATtgataacataataaaaaaaaattaaaaaggaaaaaagacaAAATTGAGAGGCAAACGGGAAATAAGCATGTGAATGTAAAGCCATGTTCACAGCCGATGACAACCATTGATGTCAAAATCACACACGATCCTATCAATCCGACACGGTTCAAgtcgaaaaaaatcaggtttggGTTTATGATTTTCGGATTCGGGTCAGATCGGGGTGGGTTAGGTTCGGTCAACCCGAGTGGGttgacaaaattttttttaaaaataattaatacatattgcctatatttttatacactgtatgtctaaaaaaatatttattgtatatttatatcatagatttttataaattaatatttattttgaacgtttttcattttttaaacaattgtttatttaatttagaaaatataatttatttttctacaattaaattttcaaatttaaattatatatatgaagaagattTTGTTATtgtgtgtttaaattaaaatattattattatttgaattttatttaatttttttaaaaaaattcaaaatcgggtTGATCTGATTGATTCGAGTTCGGGTTCGAGTTGAACAATTTTTTAATAGAACTATTGTTCGACCCGACATGACCCACCGGAATTGACACCCCTAATGAGAACTGTGCTCGGAGCCGCATTCACAGGAAAAAAAAGAACGAAAAAGGTggtattaattatatatatcaaataatatataaataaaaaattacaaaaactctTATAGAACTATCACATGAGTCAATTTGATGAGATTTATACGTAATCCGACtcgattcatgaaaaatattattttttatatcaaaacattacttttatttttaaatataaaccgTATTACGAATATAAATTCgtgaaaatataaattatttctaatttttatcTTTCTTTCTAATATTATCCATAATTTCTTAAAACTAATActaaattaaatcatgcatttaTCTGAAACTAATTATATAaccaaatatttaaatttggaCTTTTGTAAAACTACTTAAAAATTTTAACCATCTAATTAGCCGATAAACAATTAATTATCAAAGTTGTTTTGGTTTGAGGATTTCAAATCTATAAAGTTCTCTTAGGGTGACCACTTAGGTGAGTTTGAAGTTTGAACCGATGAAtcgtttttaaaaatattttctaattatTTTCAATAGACATAGAATCGAACTTGTAACATTTGCTTTGTATGAACTTTCTACTGGGATATCAACTTAGgtgttataatttatttatattaatcaaACTAATATATGCTATGATTTTGATTATTCGATACTACATAATCCTGATTGTTGGTTAATCGTAACCATAACTATAACCATAACCGTAATCTTATATTGTTGGTTAGCCGTAGCGATAATCATAATCATCATAACCGTAATCATAACCATATAAAAGGTATGATGTGAATCAtggtcatatat from the Primulina tabacum isolate GXHZ01 chromosome 8, ASM2559414v2, whole genome shotgun sequence genome contains:
- the LOC142553688 gene encoding E3 ubiquitin-protein ligase BIG BROTHER, with the protein product MSENRDYTDGGCPYPVSEGFMDFFGAASSAAHYVHMGPMNDQESAYWSMHMNSSYEFGSESTSYYGGYGENPGVDFSRRAWEYPLMMNAEESIAVGIPSQQDMVSIVHPIAEESATNNQDDPDTQVTWQDNIDPDNMTYEELLDLGEAVGTQSRGLSQDVIDLLPTSKHKSGGIFSRRKSGDRCVICQMRYKRGDRQINLPCKHAYHADCGSKWLSINKTCPVCNTEVIGDELRH